AGGTCGCCAAAAGTCTCCCGCTGCTGGTATAGAAACTGGACCCGCCCGCGCAGGCTGGTCGACTCTTTATCCCACGGAAGAACCTCGAGGCCTTTTTGGCGGATAGCGTCCAACAATGCATGACTCAGCAATTCAGGGGATATCCGCTGCGACGGTTTATCTTCCAGCACGATACGCCCGAGGGTGATCCGCTCACTGGCGATGGCGCGCCCGCTGGTGTCGTCCCAGCGTACGGATTCTGCAGTGTCGATCAGGTCGGCGAAGTGCTCGCGCAGGGTCGACTCGGAGACCGACGCCGCTAGTTGAATGCGGGCATCGCGTCCTTGGCCATCGAGGTCGGCGATGACCAGATAATCCGCGTGGGCCAGTTCGTCGTCGTGGGAGAAGTGTGCGCCGCGACCATTGGCCAGCAGAAAGCGCCGGCCTTTATCGTGGCGGTTCTGCGCAATGCGGTCGGGGTAAGCGAGCCCGAGCAGCACGCCGCACCAGTCCAGTTCGTCTACGGGACGTGCTGCACTGTTAGCCGGTAACTGTTTCTGCCAGATGGCGGCCTGCTGACGTATCCGTTGAATCGCGCCACGGTCGGCGTTGCCGGCCCTGGCGCTTCCATCTAACACTGACAGTCTTTTTTGCAGGTCGCGGTCCCAACGCTGTTCTCCCTTAAAGATATCGCGCTCGGAAAGCAAAGCAGCCAACAAGCAGGCTTCCCGCGGAAGGCCGAGGTCAGTGCTTTTCAGCATCATATGTGCGAGGCGCGGGTGAGCCCCGAGCTTTAGAATGTCGCTACCGTGGGCGGTAATGCGCGCCCTGCTATCCAGGGCGCCCAACTGCTGCAGTAGAGACCGCGCCTGGCTCACAGGGCCCGGCGGCGGCAGATCCAGCCAGCGCAGTTCACTGACATCGGTCGCGCCCCACTGCGCCAGCTCCAACACCAGTGGGGCGAGGTCGCTGAGGAGTATTTCCGGAGTGTTCTTCCGGGCCAGCTCCCGCTGGCGGGATTCACTCCACAATCGGAGGCAGGCCCCTGCGCTCAAGCGCCCGGCGCGGCCACTGCGCTGGGTAGCGGAAGCCTGGGAAATCTGAGTGGTTACCAGTCGGTTCATCCCGGTATTGGGATCAAAGCGGGATTCCCGCATCAGCCCGGAATCCACCACCAGGCGGATGCCCTCGATGGTGAGAGAAGTTTCCGCCACATTGGTTGCCAGCACGATTTTGCGTTTTCCCGCCGGGCTGGGGGCTATAGCAGCGTCCTGCTGTTGTTTGTTCAGGTTGCCATACAGTGGCGCCACCACAATATCGTCGCGGGTTGCCAACGCTTCGCGCAGTTCACGTTCAACGGAGAGGATTTCCCCCACACCGGGCAGAAACGCCAGCACGCTACCGTCTTCCTGCTCTACCAGCTCCCAGATTTTACGGCTCATGAGGGCGGGGAGCCGGCGAGCGTCTTCCGGCACCTGCTGATGGGGCAGGTAGTGGATATCCACCGGGTAGGCGCGGCCCTCGCTGGTGATGGTGGGGGCGTTGTCCAGCAGCTCGGCCACCGCGTCCGCATCAAGGGTGGCGGACATCACCAGCAGTTTCAGGTCATCGCGCAGCACCTCCTGGGATTGCAGGCACAGCGCCAGAGCCAGGTCACCCTGCAGGTTGCGCTCGTGGAATTCGTCGAAGATCACCAGGGCGGTATCTGCCAGTTCGGGATCCGATTGCAGCAGGCGGGTGAGGATGCCTTCGGTGACCACGAGAATCCGGGTGTCCCGGCTGGTTTTGCGCTCGGCGCGAATCTGGTAACCCACGGTTTTGCCCACCGGCTCGCCCAGTAGATCTGCCATGCGCGCTGCCGCCGAGCGCGCGGCCAGGCGGCGGGGTTCCAGCATGATGATCTTGCGGCCTTGCAGCCAATCGCTTTGGAGCAGGGCGAGGGGCACGGCCGATGTCTTACCGGCGCCCGGGGGCGCCTGCAACACCGCATTGTTGTGGCTTTCCAGCTTGTCCAGCAGTGTGGGCAGTACGTCGTGGATGGGTAGCTGTTTTATGGCTAAGTCAGTCATGGCGCTGATTATACCGGCGCGGCGCCGTTATGCCTGTGGAAGTTGATGCTTGAGTAAGCTGTGTTTGTGAGAATGGTTGACAATATCATCAACTTTGGCTTATGGTTGATATTGTCAATTAACTGCTCAATCCATTTAAGGCTGCACTACACCATGTCCGACTCGACACTCAGTGACAATTTGCACCGGCTGATGCATGTCTATCGCAGCCGCCTGCGCGCAGAGGTCTCCGTGCGGGACTTGGGCCTTCCCATCACCCACATCCGGGCGCTCAAGGGCATCTGCAGTAACCCCGAATCCACCGCTCATTCCATCGCTCAGCGCATGCAGCGGGATAAGGCGCAGATCACCCGGGTTCTGAAGGAGTTGCTGAACGACGGCCTGATCGAAAAGCAGCCCAACCCGAAAGACGGGCGCAGTCAGCTGTTATTTCCCACAGCAAAGGGATCCGCCGTACTGACGGAAGTACTGAAAGCAGAACAGCACACGGCGGATGTGATGACCCGCAGCCTGTCGAGCAAAGAGCTCGAGCGGTTTACCGAGCTCACCGCCCGCATGGTGGAGAATCTCACCAACAAATCTGAAGGAGGTCGCTGAAATGCCTAAACCAGCACCGAGAGAACTTGAAGTCATACGTCGCGAAACTATCACACCGCACATGTTGCGGATCACGCTGGGCGGAGAAGGTCTGCAAGGATTCCCCGAAGATCA
The Microbulbifer celer DNA segment above includes these coding regions:
- the hrpB gene encoding ATP-dependent helicase HrpB, coding for MTDLAIKQLPIHDVLPTLLDKLESHNNAVLQAPPGAGKTSAVPLALLQSDWLQGRKIIMLEPRRLAARSAAARMADLLGEPVGKTVGYQIRAERKTSRDTRILVVTEGILTRLLQSDPELADTALVIFDEFHERNLQGDLALALCLQSQEVLRDDLKLLVMSATLDADAVAELLDNAPTITSEGRAYPVDIHYLPHQQVPEDARRLPALMSRKIWELVEQEDGSVLAFLPGVGEILSVERELREALATRDDIVVAPLYGNLNKQQQDAAIAPSPAGKRKIVLATNVAETSLTIEGIRLVVDSGLMRESRFDPNTGMNRLVTTQISQASATQRSGRAGRLSAGACLRLWSESRQRELARKNTPEILLSDLAPLVLELAQWGATDVSELRWLDLPPPGPVSQARSLLQQLGALDSRARITAHGSDILKLGAHPRLAHMMLKSTDLGLPREACLLAALLSERDIFKGEQRWDRDLQKRLSVLDGSARAGNADRGAIQRIRQQAAIWQKQLPANSAARPVDELDWCGVLLGLAYPDRIAQNRHDKGRRFLLANGRGAHFSHDDELAHADYLVIADLDGQGRDARIQLAASVSESTLREHFADLIDTAESVRWDDTSGRAIASERITLGRIVLEDKPSQRISPELLSHALLDAIRQKGLEVLPWDKESTSLRGRVQFLYQQRETFGDLLEALSLPDWSDETLLASLNDWLLPHLQGMSRLEQLKQLNMNAVLQGQLPWPLPQQIDELAPAHIAVPSGSRVAIDYAESPPVLAVRLQEMFGLAQTPSILKGRYPLMIHLLSPARRPVQVTRDLNSFWANTYHEVRKELRIKYQKHFWPEDPVNAQATNKTKKRMD
- a CDS encoding MarR family winged helix-turn-helix transcriptional regulator, producing the protein MSDSTLSDNLHRLMHVYRSRLRAEVSVRDLGLPITHIRALKGICSNPESTAHSIAQRMQRDKAQITRVLKELLNDGLIEKQPNPKDGRSQLLFPTAKGSAVLTEVLKAEQHTADVMTRSLSSKELERFTELTARMVENLTNKSEGGR